The genomic region TTGTGTACATTGGTGTACAGTGTGTTGCTTTTATACACTTGTATATTGCAATGACCACCACCATAGGATTAGTTCAGGGCTTTAGCCCAtcaaataattatcatttctttttttatggtggTAACAGTTAAGATCTAGTCTGTTAGCAACTTTGAAacttataatacagtattgttgactATAATCACTACTCTGTGCGAAATCTCTGcagaacttatttatctactCACTCCAGTTTATACCCTTAAATACACATCACCaacttcccaccccacccccaacccccgcctctggtaaccactgttctactctctgtttttatgagtttggttttttaagatttcacatataagtaataacATACTGTACttatctttgacttacttcacttagcttaatgcctttaaggtccatctatgttgtcacaaatagcaTGATTCCCATCTTTCTAATGGCtggattacatatatatatatatatatatatagagagagagagagagagagagagagagagagaaaagagagagaaaagagagagagaaaagagagagagaaaagagaatggcaatgcactccagtactcttgcttggagaactccatggacagaggagcccggcgggctacagtccctgggatcacacaGCTGATTAACTACCACTCTCACTGTCTcgctttcatatatatacatgtatctcccaGCTTCATGCCTCTGTTGATGCACACTTcggttgtttccatttcttggctattgtgggTAGTGCTGCAATAAACGCATGGGTACAGATGCCTCTTCAAGcttctgtttccatttcctctggatatatatccagccTGAAGtagaatcatatggtaattttatttatgGAGGAACCACCATATTTCTCACAGTGGCTCTACCAATTTATAGCCCCAATAATATACAAGGGTTTATACCAATAAACTAATAATATACATCAGTTTATACCAGTAATGTACAAGGGTTTCATTTTTTCACATTGTCACCAACATTTGTGTTCTTTATGAGAGCtgttctaacaggtgtgaagtaatatctcactgtgattttgtattttttcctgatcagtgatgctgagcatcttttcatgtgcctgttggccatgcAGACACatctttggaaaagtgtctatCCATTTCATTTGCCCATTTATCGGGTTATATTCTCCCACTTCATggattcttttcattttgctatttccctcgatgtgcagaagtttttaacactgatgtagtcccacttgttgattttttctttttgcttctggtgcttttgcttttggtgtcatatctaaaaaaTCAGTCATGACTGATGTCAAAGGGACCTTCTTCCCTATGTTTTCTCTCAGGATTTTATAGCATCGGGTTGTACACTtacatctttaattcattttgagttaatttttgtgagttgtGTACAATAGGGttacaatttcatttttctccatttctttatttagTTTTCCAATACCAGTATGTGGAAGAGATTGCCCTTTCCTCAACAAGTGTCTGTCGCTGCCTTGTCAAACGTTACTTGACAGGAGATGTGTGAATTTACCTCTGGGGTCTCTGGTTTTACTTTGGtcttgtgtctgtttttgtgccagtaccacaccaCACACAGTTAATAACTCTAGCTTTGTAGTAATTAACACAGTaaatgtgatgcctccagctgtgtttgtctttctcatGATTGCTTGGGCTATTTGAGGTATCTTGTGGTTCTATAcaaaatttggggaaattttttttctatttctgtgaaagatgccattaaaattttgttaaggactgCATTGAATCAATAGCTGACTTGTGTACTATGGACACTTTAATAATGTCAGTTTTCCAATCCATGCTATGGATCCTAAGATGccatgtcttcttcaatttccttcatcaagGAAGTTTAGTTTTCATCAAGACTTTATCAAGTCTCATAGTTTTCATTTGTAGAGAGCCTTCATTCCTTAGTTCAACGtatccctaagtattttttttcaatcaagGAGGTGGCTTCAGCTGAAGCCTGATCCCACAGGGGCTGTGAAGTGTGGATGGAAACATAGCTAAAAGCAAGGGTGTGTGGACTCTAGTTCAGTGGGACATTGGCTGGGGGCCTTGGGGGTGGGTCGGAGGGCTCACCCAGTGTGTCCACGTGGGAGAGCTGCGGTTGGCCTGGGCAGGTCTCCAGAGTCTCCTGAGCCCGTCCCTGCAGGTGGGGCTCCGTTTGCCATCCAGGGAGAGGGAATCCATGTGTAGGTCCAACCAGGGAACAGTTTGTAACCGTTGTGTTTGGTTGCTCACTGTTTTCTTTGATATGCTCAGTCAGTGATGCCCGGCCAGGTTTAGGTGTGCACTGGGGCAAGGAGCTGTGAGGTGGTCACTGGAGCATTCAAGACAGCGCGGAGGAGGTCCTGCCACACTCGTGGCTCGTTgtcatcagtcgctcagtcctgcccgactcttgccaccccatggctgtagctcaccaggctcctctgtctgtgggatttcccaggcaagaatactggagtgggtgccatttcctcctccaggggatgttcctaactcagagatcaaatccacgtctcctacatcagcagacgagttctttaccgctgagccaccagggaaacccattttatCATGAGTCTCCCCCTAAGTTCATTCGCCTCTGAACATATTGACTGCATGCAGCACAGTTTCCTGCTGAATATGTCATGGTGTATTTCTCAACAGCAGCATCAAAGTTCCAGCTTAGAggacaattattttaaattctccagGGAAAGGACATACGAGGGGGCTATCGACAAAACTAGATCCATCTCAGTGTAAATGAGAGTTGAAATCAGACAAGGTGTTCCCGAGGTGTATGTGAGTGGGGTTTTGTTACTATTGGCGGTAGTTTTGTGTGCTTGAAAACGTGGGTTCCAATTGTATTTTTAGGGATCAAGTAGTGTCTTTGAAATCTACATatccagaataaaataaaacaagttatCTGGTGAAGCACAGTGTGAAAGAATTATCCCTAAGATTAGATTTTAAAGCCTGACACCTACTCAGCAGGAAACCTAAGACAGCAGGAGCGTCTGGGATCCAGTGGGCAGTGTGTGGCTGTCCCAGGGCCGGCTGCACCAGGGGCTTTGAGGCAGAGTGGGAGGTGGAGCTGGAAGCCCCACTGCCTTCACCGAGCTgcagcagcagagtcagaatGTAACTGTTTTGGGCTGTTGAGTCCCACGTTCTGCATCACACATACTTTCTGTTGTCATTGTAGTGCGGGATCATTGTAAGGCATCCCTGAATTccagtaaatttttatttaacaatcAACCAGCATTAATgtacagtgtttgtttttctctttctgactcacttcaccctgtatgacagactctgggtccatccacatctctacaaatgacccaatttttttcctttttatggctgagtaatattccattatatatgcaCCACCTCTTTttcatccactcatctgtcaatgacatttaggttgcttggtTATTACAAacggtgctgctatgaacactggggtgcatgtattaaaataatactttatgttgttcaaagtgatgaaaggaagcATTTTAGGTGATAAACTTTAACATGTCATGAAATAGCCCCCCATTCAAAACACTGCAAAATACAGCTGAAGAAAAAGGAGACTTTTatagaataaagaataaagaaccaGCCTGTAAGATGAAAAACATTTGATGGTCTGGGACCACATGGTGGAACTCGTTTGGTGTGAGGAGAAACCAGGAAATGTGTACAGTGCTCAGGGGTTGGCTGACTGGACACACTGCATTTCTGGTCCAGGGAAACACTTACAGGGGTGAGATTTATCTAAGTTTTGCTTTGCTGACAGGTCACCCTGGGTAGGAGAAGCGCCATCATAGACCTGGACAATTATTTcaacattaacaaaaataaaactgctgcCAGGATAAACTGTTCACCTTTCCTTGTGGTAAACTCCCTATGTCCTCAATAAAATCTCACTtattccagaaataaattctGATGGGATTGAGGAGGAGAGGTGGGATGTAAgtaaggagggaggagggaccgTCCCCCATAAAAGCCCCCACAGGGGCCTCACTCCACAGCTGAGCGGTCAGTGGAGGCCACAGGAGAACCTAGTGGCCTGGAGGTGGGTCCAGTTTATGGAATGTCTTCACATCTCAGATTTCTCCAGAAGGCAGAGTTGAGAGAGCAGGGTCCACAGCACGGAGGCATTTGTGAATTCAGCAAGTGTCACGTGAGGTCAGCCTGGTGTCCAGCAGTATGTGTGCACTTAGGGACATGTGTGCCCCAGAGCAGAGGGATGTTTGAGTCTCTACACAGGCAGGACAGTGGCATCTCCACTTTCTTCCGTCACCAGAGCTTGACGGGCTGCattactgttcagttgctcggttgtgtctgactctgtgacccgctctttgtgagcccaccaggctcctctgttcatgggattctccaggcaagaatactgggtatttgaacatatattattttgaatatgaCATGCCTGCAAATATGGTTTGGGGAGAAGGCATTTATCCTCTTTAGggttctctgggcttcctggatcgGTGGTTTGGTGTTGACATTGTTTTGGGGGGAAATTCTCATTgttgcttcaaatatttcttttctttttctctatcttGCCTTCTGATAGTCCCACTGTGCACGTGTTCCACCCTTGGTACTTCTCCCACAGCCGTTGGATACTCCATTTTGTGTTAAGTCTCTGTCCTGGCCTTGCAGTTTGCAGATTTCTATTGATAGACCCTCAAGCTCAGACACTCTTTCCACATCTACTAACATTCCCTCCAACCTACTAACAAGCCCATCAAAGGCATCCTTCATTTCTGAGACAGTGCTTTGGTCTCTGGCATTTCTTCCTAGTTCTTCCTTAGAATTCCCCTCTCCTGCTCTCATTGCCCAGCTGTTCCCGCACGTGTCTGCTTTATCCACTAGAGCCCTCAGCACAGTGATCATAGTTGATTCACCTTCCAGGTCTGACCATCCCAACAGTCCTGCCGTGTCTGCGTCTGATGCTCGCTCTGTGTCTTCAAACTGTTCTTTGCCTTGTAGCATGCCTAGGAATGTTTTCTTGATATCTGGACATAGTGTACTGGGTTAAAGGAACTGTTAATAAACCTTAGCAATGTGGTGGTgaggtgtggggagaggggagcgtCCACCTCCTACGATGAGGTCTCAGTTGGTCCGTGAGCCTGTGCCTCTGGACTGTGAACCTGTTTCTCCATGTTTTTCTCCCCCTTGGATGGGACAGCATGGCTAGAGTGGGCTGGATGCTGGGGATTTCCCTTCCCAGGTCAGTCAGGCTCTGAGAAGACCCCGGCTGCTTAGGCTCCAGTTAAGTCTCTCCTGAAGGCAGACCTTGTAAGAAGAACCCCACACTCTGGTGTATTTGAAAATGGTTTCTTCCTCCATTCCCCACTGAAAGCACAAAGGGAGTTTTTTCCCCATCAGTTATGTTGCAGCATTTCTCGTCCTGGCAGGCCTTATTCGCAAGGTGTCTCCATCATGAGTCTGCTCCAGAACCTTGAGCCCCGCTAGTCACTGTCCGTCTCTCCAGTCTTGGAGGCAGTGGTGCCCGTTGTCTCTCCTGTCTTCATGATGCAAGAATTTTCTTCCTATTCAGTCCTGTTAGGATGGAGTGATGACTTGAATGAGCTCCTTGAGTGAGGACCTGGAAAGCTGAAGTCCATGAAGTCCTGAagactcatttttaaaagttatttagtgTCCAGTAAGTCTGATGAAATAGGAGCTTGCTATAACTCACTTGCACACTCTGTTAAAATTAGACCATCTTATAAGCTCAACTAAGGGGTGTGGAGAACATCCTTGCATATGTGTCCTGTAACACATTCATATACTCAGTACATGTTATTTAACACCTATTATTGGTCAACCATGTTATTGAACAGGACAGACCTGGTTCCTAAGTGCATGGACCTTACCTTCAGGTGGAGGATCAGGATATACaggtaaatggaaataaatacaaaataatgatAGCGAAAAGAGTAAGTGGTGTCATGTGTAGATTCTCCAGGTTGAGCTCCTCCTGTGGAGTATGACAGTGTCTCCTTCTCAGGAGAGGAAGAGATCAAGAATTCTTGCCCACTGTTGGTTCTATGTGAAGACTGCTGGTGTCAGCACCAGTTCAGCCCCCTTTCCGCTCCAGGCCACTCTGACGTCCCCTCCATGTCTTTTTACAGAGATGCCCCGAGAACACTAGGGGAGGCGGCTGTGAAAACTAGCTTTCTATTCCAGGTGGTGGTTGGGGGCTCTGGGTaatgtcttccttttcttccacAGCATGTCTACAGTCTTGCTTGACCGGAAAAGGAGGCACAGATGTGATTCTCACACACTTGGCCCTGGCCAGCCTCCTGGTTCTCTCCCCTGGCATTCCTCACACTGCCATTGCAGTTTTTGTTTTGAGGAAGCCCCTGTCCAGTCTCGGGTGTAAGTTTGTGTATTATATACAGAGAGTGGCTCGAGGCACCACCCTGTGCTCCACCTGTGTCCTGAGCACCTATCTGTCCTTCACTCTCACCCCCAGGAGAGCGGAGTGGGTGATGCTCAGAGGAAGGGCCCCCAAGGTCACTGGCCCTTCCTGTTGGGTCTGCTGGATGCTCAGTCTCTTAATGACTATCTTTGTTCCTGTGGCAGTCACTGGTCCACAGGACACAGGAAATGATACCGACAATCAAGGGAAGTGGTTCTGTTCATCAAGTCCCAATGCAGCCATTGTCCTCCTGTGGTCCACCTCGGATGCCGTGTTTCTTACCCTCATGGTCTGGTCCAGTGGCTCCATGGTACTTCTCCTGCTCAGACACCACCAGAGGGTGCAGTATATTCACACCCCCACTGGACACCACAGATGCCCCCCGGAGACCAGAGCCGCCCACACCACCCTGATGCTGGTGGTCACCTTTGTCAACTTTTACATACTGAATTCCACTTTCAAGTTTTACACCACTATTCTTCTGGAGTCTTGTCTGTGATTGATGCAGGCCACTCTTATTCTGGCTTTGCTTCCCCACTTTTAGCCCCTTCCTCTTGATCCTTACGGACTCTGGATCCCCTCAGTTCTGTTCGTGAGTTGTTGAAATCACTGTTGAAaggtttgctgttgttgttcagtcgctaagtggtgaCTCTGTCTCTTtaagaccccacggactgcagcatgccatccttccttgtccttcactatctcccagagtttgctcaaactcacgtccgttgagtcggtgatgccatccaaccacctcatcctgtcgtccccttctcctgccctcaatctttcccagcatctttcccagggtcttttctaatgagtcacgtcttcacatcagatggcttaagtattggagcttcagcatcagtcctttcagtgaatattcaggactgatctcctttaggactggtttgatctccttgctgtcgaagATTAAATGTACAGAAGTCAGTTTCTGTACCATCCATGATTGCTGTATTTAGTCATCTACCACTTACccgtttttatatttttttgttattaaacaTGCCTAACACCATACTTACGACTTTAACCATCCTCAAGTGTATAATGCAGTGGCAATCAACACACTCGCAATGTGggcagccatcaccaccacctaGACGCTTGGTATCATTAAAACAATCACTGGCCCTTCTCTCTACTCAGCCCAGACCGTCCTGTTTTActctgtctctacagatttgcctGCTCCAGGTACTCCATGTACGCCGAGTCATAGTGCTGTTTGTCCTTCTGTAGGTGCCCTGTCTCCCtaagcataatgttctcaaggtcgTTCCACCTTGTGGCAGATACCAAACTTCCACATTTTATGGCTGAAATCTAGTCTGTTCTACATACACACGTTTCATCGACCTACTCAGTCACTGATGGACACTTGTGTGGTCTTGTCTgctggctgttgtgaatagtgaaCATGGATGTGTAGGTGTCTGTCACGTCCCCGGTTTCAGCTTAGTTTCA from Bubalus bubalis isolate 160015118507 breed Murrah chromosome 18, NDDB_SH_1, whole genome shotgun sequence harbors:
- the LOC123330207 gene encoding vomeronasal type-1 receptor 4-like; translated protein: MSSFSSTACLQSCLTGKGGTDVILTHLALASLLVLSPGIPHTAIAVFVLRKPLSSLGCKFVYYIQRVARGTTLCSTCVLSTYLSFTLTPRRAEWVMLRGRAPKVTGPSCWVCWMLSLLMTIFVPVAVTGPQDTGNDTDNQGKWFCSSSPNAAIVLLWSTSDAVFLTLMVWSSGSMVLLLLRHHQRVQYIHTPTGHHRCPPETRAAHTTLMLVVTFVNFYILNSTFKFYTTILLESCL